The following coding sequences lie in one Oligoflexus sp. genomic window:
- a CDS encoding 7TM-DISM domain-containing protein: MLKLLIILLLGLLVFDRRAEGDILRLPGVMPGISLGTHIETLEDRTGSLLLDDVRAPDAGFVPSHQQHPNFGFTRSAYWARFQVENPGTKPMPAYFEYGYANTDKVAFYFPDEQGQYQKKEAGDRVSYATRDIAYRLPVFVTEVPPGVHTYYVRVQTEGVNQIPLHVWSPTEFDSKRASEAAFLGVIYGFFVVMLFYNAFLGIVFRSLSYLFYICFILCSIANHFGYQGLYLVFFPAESAHWLANEGFIMATGALVFFACTFSLMFLNMNRVAPLVKWALLIEAGLGLLVFPIAPFSYNIAVKIATVNAFLASGVVLTASVIACVKRYRPAYFFTLAWFLTIVGNLANPLALAGIIPISLFTNWSHFIGIAVEVVLISIALGDKMRLAQERSEQKVRQMNEKLEEIVDEKTRDIKSILSNIKLGIFAIVPEKFAIHRDFSMHLREIFKSRKIEESNALDLLLEGSAVSGDQRHQIKAALEASFGEDEMVFEMNEGALPKEIQYRSLDSTQRILEIDWNPMLSKARKVERILVTCKDVTDLRLIKLAAENQQKELEYIGELINVNQEMFSKFATAARRFLSENAGLLQNNDVIRPDILKMLFINMHTIKGAARSLGFRELTNTVHMAEEALSEIQKGSRIADKAALLAELAQVETSLGTYEWINNKKLNRTLHTPDTIELRVEDLEREIMFIEDIERLKDLDSVTRSLSQMKQRLVPYVFRNAQQVLTEICESVPKLAKDLGKECPELRIEAKDIFLTHACTEMLRHIFVHILRNALDHGIESAAERTLSGKNERGVIDISMVPDSAGWLTLTIRDDGRGLALQLIKQIAVIKGFLPQHSPVQPEDVAQFIFESGFSTSAGVSDISGRGIGMEAVRRLLHQHGSRIRLVLNCEGDDEKSFVPFSFHISLPPDMFRRMGPLKSLALVV; the protein is encoded by the coding sequence ATGCTGAAACTGTTAATAATCCTGCTCTTAGGGCTGCTCGTGTTTGATCGTCGGGCCGAAGGCGACATTCTGCGATTGCCCGGCGTGATGCCAGGGATTTCCCTTGGAACCCACATTGAAACACTTGAAGATAGAACGGGTTCCCTCCTGCTTGATGATGTGCGCGCTCCTGATGCCGGCTTCGTGCCTTCGCATCAGCAGCATCCGAATTTCGGCTTCACCCGCTCGGCTTACTGGGCTCGTTTCCAGGTGGAAAACCCCGGAACCAAACCCATGCCGGCTTACTTTGAATATGGTTATGCCAACACCGATAAGGTGGCCTTTTATTTTCCTGATGAGCAGGGTCAATATCAAAAGAAGGAAGCCGGGGACCGCGTATCCTATGCGACCCGCGATATCGCCTATCGCCTGCCGGTCTTCGTGACGGAAGTGCCGCCCGGCGTTCACACCTATTACGTCCGGGTCCAAACCGAAGGCGTGAACCAGATTCCCCTGCACGTCTGGTCGCCTACGGAATTCGATAGCAAAAGAGCATCCGAGGCCGCTTTTTTGGGCGTGATCTATGGCTTCTTCGTCGTCATGCTCTTCTATAACGCCTTTCTGGGCATAGTCTTCCGCAGCCTATCCTATCTTTTCTATATCTGTTTCATCCTGTGCTCGATCGCCAACCACTTCGGCTATCAGGGCCTCTATCTCGTATTCTTTCCTGCGGAAAGCGCGCATTGGCTGGCGAACGAAGGCTTCATCATGGCGACCGGCGCGCTGGTTTTCTTCGCCTGCACCTTCTCGCTGATGTTCTTGAATATGAATCGCGTGGCGCCGCTTGTGAAGTGGGCTCTGCTTATTGAAGCCGGCCTTGGGCTGCTGGTCTTCCCTATTGCGCCCTTCTCCTACAATATCGCGGTAAAAATCGCGACGGTGAATGCGTTCCTCGCTTCGGGCGTGGTGCTCACCGCCTCCGTGATCGCCTGTGTCAAACGCTATCGGCCCGCGTATTTCTTCACGCTCGCCTGGTTTCTGACCATAGTCGGGAACCTCGCCAATCCTTTGGCTCTGGCCGGCATCATTCCCATCAGTCTTTTCACCAACTGGAGCCATTTCATAGGCATCGCGGTCGAAGTCGTTTTGATCTCGATCGCCCTGGGTGACAAGATGCGACTCGCCCAGGAACGCTCCGAGCAAAAAGTCCGCCAGATGAACGAAAAGCTTGAGGAGATCGTTGACGAGAAGACCCGCGATATCAAATCCATACTGAGCAACATCAAACTCGGGATCTTTGCCATCGTGCCCGAAAAATTCGCGATCCACCGGGACTTTTCCATGCATCTGCGCGAGATTTTCAAGAGCCGGAAGATCGAAGAGAGCAATGCCCTCGATCTTCTCCTGGAAGGCAGCGCGGTCAGCGGCGATCAGAGGCATCAGATCAAAGCGGCCCTGGAGGCGAGCTTTGGTGAAGACGAAATGGTCTTTGAAATGAATGAGGGGGCCCTGCCCAAGGAAATTCAGTATCGGAGCCTCGACAGCACCCAACGCATCCTGGAGATTGATTGGAATCCCATGCTGTCCAAAGCCCGCAAGGTCGAACGCATCCTTGTGACCTGTAAGGACGTGACGGATCTGCGGCTTATTAAATTGGCCGCGGAAAACCAGCAGAAGGAACTCGAATACATCGGTGAACTGATCAATGTGAATCAGGAGATGTTCAGCAAGTTCGCCACAGCCGCGCGCCGCTTTCTGAGCGAGAACGCCGGTCTTTTGCAGAACAACGATGTCATCCGCCCTGACATTCTGAAGATGCTCTTCATCAACATGCACACCATCAAAGGCGCAGCCCGGTCCCTCGGCTTTCGTGAACTGACCAATACCGTTCACATGGCGGAAGAAGCCTTGAGCGAGATTCAAAAAGGCAGCCGGATCGCGGACAAGGCCGCGTTGCTGGCGGAACTGGCCCAGGTGGAGACCTCCCTTGGGACCTATGAATGGATCAACAATAAAAAACTCAATCGCACCCTGCATACGCCGGATACGATAGAGCTGCGCGTCGAGGATCTGGAACGCGAGATTATGTTCATCGAGGACATCGAAAGACTGAAGGACCTTGATTCCGTGACGCGGTCCCTCAGCCAGATGAAGCAGAGGCTCGTGCCCTATGTCTTCCGCAATGCCCAGCAGGTTCTGACCGAGATCTGTGAATCCGTACCCAAACTCGCCAAGGATCTGGGCAAGGAATGCCCCGAGCTGCGCATCGAGGCCAAGGATATTTTCCTGACCCACGCGTGTACGGAGATGCTGCGGCATATTTTTGTTCATATTCTGCGCAATGCCCTGGATCATGGCATTGAATCAGCAGCGGAGCGCACCCTGTCCGGCAAGAACGAACGCGGCGTCATCGACATCAGCATGGTCCCGGATTCCGCCGGCTGGCTCACGCTGACAATTCGCGATGACGGGCGTGGACTTGCCCTGCAGCTGATCAAACAGATTGCCGTCATCAAAGGTTTTTTACCCCAGCACAGTCCCGTGCAGCCCGAAGATGTGGCCCAGTTCATTTTTGAATCCGGATTTTCCACCAGCGCCGGTGTCAGTGACATATCGGGTCGGGGCATCGGGATGGAAGCCGTCCGCCGCCTTCTGCATCAGCATGGTTCGCGCATTCGCCTCGTCTTGAACTGCGAGGGTGATGATGAAAAAAGTTTCGTTCCCTTTTCGTTTCATATCAGTCTGCCGCCGGATATGTTCCGCCGCATGGGACCTCTGAAATCTCTGGCCCTTGTCGTTTAA
- a CDS encoding 7TM diverse intracellular signaling domain-containing protein has translation MQTLLRLFFIALLGFTAKPLWADAVEISTEMHGLVIGPSLRFIEDAQRQMTSEDIFALDPKAWKSSPQQNPNFGFTRSAYWARFQMKNPYATTQRIFLEYGYANADYIDFHMPNEKGEYSWKRSGDQMPITVREISYRLPVFVVDVPPGIHTYFMRIETEGVVQFPLRVWTPEAFHSKRASESAFLGTVYGFFLVMVFYNLLLGLSVRSASSLLYVGFILAGAGNFFGYQGLWLVLFPDSISPLLANQGFIISSGFFASFGAMFTYSFLNLKEHPRFIRWMIYLGGAIGIFVVLLCPFSYNLSAKISTANAFVTAFAILAAAGLACYRRFRPAYFFTFAWLLSIVGNMLNPLALASLIPVNMFTLWGPFLGVAAEVVLISLALGDKMRLAQEESEQQIRELNADLERKVEEKTRDIMAIMKNIKLGIFAIQKESFAIHKDYSQHLEDMLHQTQLHNRPALPLLFQNSTLSNDEQQQAKSALDSSLGEDEIAFETNAHCLPRELHYKAPHAEQTFELDWNPMTNPKGEVERVLVTCKDVTEIRRYQKEAEHRQKELNYIAELINISQEKFSKFSASAHHFLEENKRLLNASAQSGDVLKILFINMHTVKGAARSLGLKELTNSVHEAENTLTSLQKGEGTWDRERMLRELEAVAQSLAQYDWISTNRLNRSLHTMDSIEVRIEDLEKEVQAIEELQANVDHKTMNSYLTTMKRRMARYAFRPAADVFRELCEPAPRLAKDLGKLAPRIHIEASDICFTHRSVELLRNVFVHILRNALDHGIETESERRMSGKAPQGTIAVSMKVEADRKLSLCIRDDGRGLAIGMIREIGIIKGFISSDQAPGADALAQLIFESGFSTSAGVNEISGRGVGMDAVKRILEKEGAAVNIELDKTNVPVGSEFIPFYLHITLPVSLYRRVEAEQNLAMVS, from the coding sequence ATGCAAACTCTTCTGCGCCTGTTCTTTATTGCTCTTCTTGGATTCACGGCAAAGCCGCTATGGGCTGACGCTGTGGAAATCTCGACGGAAATGCATGGACTGGTGATCGGACCATCGCTGCGCTTCATCGAAGACGCCCAGCGCCAGATGACCAGCGAGGATATCTTCGCTTTGGATCCCAAGGCATGGAAATCGAGCCCGCAGCAGAATCCCAACTTCGGATTCACCCGCTCGGCATACTGGGCCCGCTTCCAGATGAAAAATCCCTATGCCACGACCCAGCGCATTTTCCTGGAATATGGTTACGCCAACGCTGATTACATCGACTTCCACATGCCCAACGAAAAGGGCGAATACAGCTGGAAGCGTTCCGGCGATCAGATGCCGATCACCGTGCGCGAAATTTCCTATCGCCTTCCGGTTTTCGTCGTCGATGTTCCGCCCGGTATCCATACCTATTTTATGCGCATTGAAACCGAAGGCGTCGTGCAGTTTCCCCTGAGGGTCTGGACACCGGAGGCTTTTCATAGCAAAAGAGCCTCCGAATCCGCCTTCCTCGGCACGGTCTACGGTTTCTTCCTCGTCATGGTCTTCTATAACCTTCTGCTCGGACTGAGCGTTCGCAGCGCCAGCTCCCTTCTTTATGTTGGATTCATCCTGGCCGGAGCCGGAAATTTCTTTGGCTACCAGGGTCTTTGGCTGGTGTTATTTCCCGACTCGATCAGTCCGCTGCTGGCCAACCAGGGTTTCATCATCTCTTCAGGATTTTTCGCATCCTTTGGCGCCATGTTCACCTATTCGTTTCTGAATCTCAAGGAACATCCACGCTTCATCCGCTGGATGATCTATCTCGGGGGTGCGATTGGCATCTTCGTCGTCCTTCTCTGCCCTTTCTCCTATAACCTTTCTGCCAAAATATCGACGGCCAATGCTTTCGTTACGGCCTTTGCCATACTCGCCGCTGCGGGCCTCGCGTGCTACCGCCGCTTCCGTCCGGCATATTTCTTCACCTTCGCCTGGCTTCTGAGCATCGTCGGCAACATGCTGAACCCTCTGGCTCTGGCGTCCTTGATTCCTGTCAACATGTTCACGCTTTGGGGGCCCTTCCTGGGTGTGGCGGCTGAAGTCGTGCTTATCTCCCTCGCCCTCGGCGACAAGATGCGGCTCGCGCAGGAGGAATCCGAGCAGCAGATCCGTGAACTGAACGCCGACCTGGAACGCAAGGTGGAAGAGAAAACCCGCGATATCATGGCGATCATGAAGAACATCAAACTCGGCATCTTCGCCATTCAGAAAGAAAGTTTCGCCATTCACAAGGATTATTCGCAGCACCTTGAAGACATGCTGCATCAGACGCAGCTGCACAATCGCCCCGCGCTGCCTCTTCTCTTTCAGAACAGCACTCTTTCCAATGATGAGCAGCAGCAGGCGAAATCGGCTCTCGACTCCAGCCTGGGCGAAGATGAAATCGCCTTTGAGACCAATGCCCACTGCCTTCCGCGCGAATTGCATTACAAGGCGCCTCATGCCGAGCAGACCTTTGAACTGGACTGGAACCCCATGACCAACCCCAAAGGCGAAGTGGAGCGCGTTCTGGTGACCTGCAAGGATGTGACGGAAATCCGCCGCTATCAGAAGGAGGCCGAACATCGGCAGAAGGAACTGAACTACATCGCCGAGCTGATCAATATCAGCCAGGAGAAATTCAGTAAGTTCTCGGCCTCGGCTCATCATTTCCTTGAAGAAAACAAGCGTCTTCTCAACGCTTCAGCCCAGAGTGGCGATGTCCTCAAAATTCTTTTCATCAATATGCATACGGTGAAGGGCGCCGCCCGCTCTCTCGGCCTGAAAGAATTGACCAATTCCGTGCATGAGGCCGAAAACACCCTGACCTCCCTGCAGAAGGGCGAAGGAACCTGGGATCGTGAGCGGATGCTGCGTGAACTCGAAGCCGTGGCCCAGTCCCTGGCCCAGTATGATTGGATCAGCACGAACCGCTTGAATCGCTCCCTGCACACCATGGATAGCATCGAAGTCCGCATCGAGGATCTGGAGAAGGAAGTTCAGGCCATTGAAGAACTTCAGGCGAACGTCGATCATAAGACCATGAACAGCTATCTGACGACGATGAAGCGGCGGATGGCCCGCTATGCCTTCCGTCCCGCGGCCGATGTCTTCCGCGAACTCTGTGAGCCGGCGCCGCGCCTGGCCAAGGATCTGGGCAAGCTGGCCCCGCGCATTCACATTGAAGCGTCGGATATCTGCTTCACCCATCGTTCCGTCGAACTCCTGCGCAACGTCTTCGTGCACATCCTCCGCAATGCTCTGGATCATGGCATTGAAACGGAATCCGAACGCAGGATGTCGGGCAAAGCCCCTCAGGGAACCATCGCGGTCAGCATGAAGGTCGAAGCGGACCGCAAACTCTCCCTCTGCATTCGCGATGATGGACGCGGCCTGGCGATCGGCATGATACGGGAAATTGGTATCATCAAAGGCTTTATCAGCAGCGACCAGGCCCCAGGCGCGGATGCCCTGGCCCAGCTCATTTTTGAATCGGGTTTCAGCACCAGCGCTGGCGTCAATGAAATCTCGGGGCGTGGCGTGGGCATGGATGCCGTGAAGCGCATACTCGAAAAAGAAGGCGCCGCAGTGAATATTGAACTGGATAAGACCAATGTCCCGGTCGGTTCCGAGTTCATTCCTTTCTATTTGCACATCACGCTTCCGGTCAGCCTTTACCGGCGCGTGGAAGCGGAGCAGAACCTGGCCATGGTGAGCTGA
- a CDS encoding DUF2797 domain-containing protein, whose protein sequence is MKTEFREDKPILYFLQAEAPPLNERLGSTFALRATGSIFCIACGRKTSKSFSQGYCFPCMRTLAQCDSCMIKPEQCHYHRGTCRDPKWGESSCMIPHLVYLANSSGLKIGITRAFQRLTRWMDQGAVQAIPLATVQNRLDAGLIEVALKQHFPDKTNWRAMLKGHVEPLDMEELRDEALGFLPMHPFAESSTEASVTLTYPVLEYPAKVQSFNLDKNPLIEGTLLGIKGQYLIFDTGVINIRSYAGYEVDVT, encoded by the coding sequence ATGAAGACCGAGTTTCGTGAAGATAAGCCGATCCTTTACTTTCTGCAGGCGGAAGCTCCGCCTCTGAACGAAAGGCTTGGTTCCACCTTCGCCCTGCGGGCCACCGGCTCCATCTTCTGCATCGCCTGCGGCCGTAAGACCAGCAAAAGCTTCAGTCAGGGTTACTGCTTTCCGTGCATGCGGACTCTGGCGCAGTGCGATAGCTGCATGATCAAGCCCGAGCAGTGCCACTATCATCGTGGCACCTGCCGGGATCCGAAGTGGGGCGAGTCATCCTGTATGATTCCTCACCTTGTTTATCTCGCCAATTCCTCCGGCTTGAAGATCGGTATCACGCGCGCCTTCCAGCGGCTCACCCGCTGGATGGATCAGGGCGCCGTGCAGGCCATTCCCCTGGCCACGGTGCAGAATCGCCTGGATGCCGGCTTGATTGAAGTGGCTTTGAAGCAGCATTTTCCCGATAAAACCAACTGGCGTGCGATGCTCAAAGGTCATGTTGAGCCGCTCGACATGGAAGAGCTGCGGGACGAGGCGCTGGGTTTTCTGCCCATGCACCCCTTTGCGGAATCGTCCACCGAAGCGTCTGTGACCCTGACCTATCCGGTGCTGGAATATCCGGCGAAGGTGCAGTCCTTCAACCTCGACAAGAACCCTTTGATCGAAGGCACGCTGCTCGGCATCAAAGGCCAGTACTTGATCTTTGACACCGGGGTCATCAATATCCGGAGTTATGCCGGTTATGAAGTGGACGTAACGTAA
- a CDS encoding cysteine synthase A, translated as MLAHNLVELVGRTPLLKIPSLSRLSQCDIFVKCEFMNPGGSIKDRAALAMVQDAIADGRLKPGMTIVEGTAGNTGIGLAIAAKAFGFKMLVVMPKGQTPEKERMIALHGAELMLVDPCPFKDPKHFYHTAKRIADEKPDQYFWANQFENLSNFRAHYDFTGPEILQQTSGRLDALVSAAGTGGTIGGCSVYLKEQLPDIKVVLADPEGSGLYTYVKTGEFKSEGSSLTEGIGIMRLVANFAQAKVDTAVRVTDRQLITVARYVRDEDGLVLGSSSALNAAAALHTALQMGPGHRVVTFACDLGERSFSKLWSPEYLKAQKLDEGLPTMGQLVAQYHELSL; from the coding sequence ATGCTTGCTCACAACCTCGTGGAACTTGTCGGCCGTACACCACTTCTCAAAATCCCTTCCCTCAGTCGCTTGAGCCAGTGTGATATCTTCGTCAAATGCGAGTTCATGAACCCGGGTGGATCCATCAAGGATCGCGCAGCCCTGGCCATGGTTCAGGACGCTATCGCAGACGGACGGCTCAAACCCGGCATGACCATCGTGGAAGGGACCGCCGGAAATACCGGGATCGGCCTGGCCATCGCAGCCAAAGCCTTTGGCTTCAAGATGCTGGTGGTAATGCCAAAGGGACAGACCCCAGAGAAAGAACGCATGATCGCTCTGCATGGAGCCGAACTCATGCTGGTCGACCCCTGTCCATTCAAGGACCCGAAACATTTTTATCATACCGCAAAGCGCATCGCGGACGAAAAACCCGATCAGTATTTCTGGGCCAATCAGTTTGAAAACCTTTCGAACTTCCGCGCGCATTATGATTTCACCGGCCCGGAAATCCTGCAGCAGACCAGCGGGCGTTTGGATGCCTTGGTGTCCGCAGCGGGCACCGGCGGGACGATCGGGGGCTGCTCGGTTTATCTGAAAGAGCAGCTGCCGGATATCAAGGTGGTGCTGGCCGATCCTGAAGGCTCGGGTCTTTATACCTATGTGAAGACCGGCGAATTCAAGAGTGAAGGCTCGTCGCTCACCGAAGGCATCGGCATCATGCGACTGGTCGCAAACTTTGCTCAGGCGAAAGTGGACACCGCCGTGCGCGTGACGGATAGGCAGCTGATTACAGTCGCGCGCTACGTGCGGGATGAAGATGGACTGGTATTGGGCAGCAGTTCGGCTTTGAATGCGGCCGCTGCGCTTCATACGGCTTTGCAGATGGGGCCGGGTCACCGCGTGGTGACCTTTGCCTGCGATCTGGGTGAGCGTTCCTTTTCCAAGCTCTGGAGCCCTGAATATCTGAAGGCCCAGAAGCTGGATGAAGGGCTGCCCACGATGGGGCAGCTGGTTGCGCAGTATCACGAGCTGAGTCTTTAA
- a CDS encoding HPF/RaiA family ribosome-associated protein, whose product MQSPVQIEFDGLPASDEVTDRIWSHIDHLDKLFPRITDARVVVCQSHHRHQKGNLFKVRIEVNVPRKRLVVAHEPHDKHSHEDVYVALRDAFQAMQRQLQDYGRRLRGDVKIHEQPLGLGQISRILSYEQYGFIQTADEREIFFDANALVSGDFDHLEVGAMVRFHEEMGEKGPQASTVYVTSTS is encoded by the coding sequence ATGCAAAGTCCAGTGCAGATTGAATTTGATGGTCTTCCCGCCTCCGATGAGGTGACGGATAGAATCTGGTCCCACATTGATCATCTCGACAAATTATTCCCGCGCATCACCGATGCCCGGGTCGTGGTTTGTCAATCGCATCACCGCCATCAGAAAGGAAACCTGTTCAAGGTCCGCATCGAGGTGAACGTGCCCCGCAAAAGGCTGGTCGTGGCCCATGAGCCGCATGATAAACATTCCCATGAGGATGTTTACGTGGCTCTTCGTGATGCCTTTCAAGCCATGCAGCGTCAGCTTCAGGATTATGGGCGCAGGCTGCGGGGCGATGTGAAAATTCATGAGCAGCCGTTGGGCCTGGGGCAGATCAGTCGAATTCTGAGTTATGAACAGTATGGTTTTATACAAACAGCCGACGAGCGCGAGATTTTCTTTGACGCCAACGCTTTGGTTTCCGGTGATTTCGATCACCTGGAGGTGGGAGCGATGGTCCGCTTTCATGAGGAAATGGGCGAAAAAGGCCCGCAGGCCTCGACGGTTTACGTTACGTCCACTTCATAA